The nucleotide sequence ttctattcatcttcAAGTTATTTCTACTGAAAATGGTGGTGCATACTTGAATTACATTTCTGTAAAAAGTAAAATCACATGAACGCTTGAAAAGGAGAGAAGATTGTTTTTAAGAAATGGTTCAACTTCTCACATTACCATGTGTTTAACAGCTCAGGGCATTGGGCTTCCTTTTCTCAGTGCATATCTCAATTCAATAGAAGCAAATTTCTCCCACGGAGCTAACTTCGCTACGGCAGGATCGACCATTCGGAGACAAAATGCAACTCTTTTCCAAACTGGGTACAGTCCTTTCTCTTTGGATGTTCAAACCTGGCAGTTTACACAGTTCAAATCTAGATCTCAGATAGCTTATGAGAAAGGCAAGTACTAGCCATGCACATTCATCTCAAAGAACCATATTTCCATGTTATGATGTGCAAACATGCCAACTGATCTATGTTCCTCTGCAGGGACATTTAGAGATGTATTACCTCGAGAGGACTACTTCTCTAGGGCTCTGTATACTTTCGACATCGGCCAAAATGACCTCACTTCAGGCTATGTCAATAACATGACTACCGAGGAAGTGAAAGCAACTATCCCTGATATCCTTGATAAATTCACTATTGTCATAAAGGTAACGAAACTATAGAGATTCTACACGAGTTGCATGCATCTAGTTGTTTTATATTTCCCTGTTGAATGTTTAAAAAAGGTAAAAATCTTTCATATATGACGCTGCTAGATATTGATACTGATAACATCCACAGAGACAAATGtaaggctacgtttggtaggATGTAATCTGCTTTGTAATGTAATTATATATAGTTTTGACTTAGCTATGAACACAAAGTGTGATCACATACAATTTCTCCAATGAGTTGATGCAGAGTGTCTATGGCCAAGGAGGAAGGTACTTTTGGATCCATAACACAGGTCCCTTTGGTTGTTTGCCTTATGTTATAGACCGATTTCCTATCAGAGCACCTGAGGTCGACCACATTGGCTGCGGAACTCCATTTAATGAAGTGGCTCAGCTGTTTAACGCCGAGCTTAAGCAAACTGTAATCAAACTCAGAAAAGACCTCCCTAATGCCGTATTCACCTATGTTGATGTCTACTCTGTGAAGTTCAAACTCATAAGCCAAGCCAAGATGCACGGTAAGGCTTGAACATGGGTTTCATTCAAGCTAAAGATTTGAACTTATATCTTGATTTGCAAGTCAATGAAATGCCCTTACTGTTTCAGCACTTATGTTATCCAATAATGTGTAGGCTTTGAACACCCTCTTGTCTCTTGCTGTGGGCACGGTGGCAAGTACAACTACAACTTCCACTGGGGTTGTGGTTCTAAGGCCGTAGTGAACGGCACCGAGGTTATGATTGGGAAGGCGTGCAAGAATCCTTTGAAGAGGATATGCTGGGATGGAGTTCACTATACTGAGGCCGCCAACAAATGGGTGTATGATCAAATAGTGGAGGGTGCATTCTCAGACCCACCAACCCCTTTGAGAATGGCATGTCAAAGGCAGGCTCACTGAGAGCTACTACTACACCTCTGCCTGCCTTGTTTCACTTGGGCTGCTAATCAATAATGCTGCATGAGTTTTTGCGTGCAACTAATTTTGTAGCAGCAAATTAGCCCTTTGGTTCTGTGTGGTAGTGCATTTGCAAGCACTTGAATTCACCAAGTAGTAAATTCATACCCAACAACCTTGCGCGTATCGTCGGTTGTAGACTGTTGCGAGTGTTAACTAAACCTTAACGAAATTGTTCAATTGCTAGAATCAACAAGTAGAACATCACTTAAAACCATTGATAGCAATTTCTACATAATTAATAGTAATCTTATTTTCAACTTCCATTTGATGTTGGGAGGTTAATTCGAGAACTTGGCCTGCACAACTTTAAGGGCACCAGCTCTCTTTCGCAAGACCAGAATTCAGCCTCTCACTTTTTCTCCCTCCTTTTGGCAAAGGGAAAAGCCTACCGTGCATGCGTGACCTTTAATAATAACAGCTTTCCATCTCAATGCGTGCAAAGCAATGCAAGGAGAAGGCAGCAGTGAAACATGCACTAACATAAAGCTAGCAGAGGAAAGCATatctctcttctctcttgttTTCTCCATATCTCTCCTTCCATCGCCTCTTCACTTCCACTTATTAGTTCATAATTTATCTTTGCTTCGCCTGATCAAGTTATGGCAGCTTGCGGTGCCTTGGTGCTGTTCTTCACTTGCTCTCACCAGGCATTCATCGGAGCGGTAGTCGATCGAGATGGTGGCTCGGTGACCTAGCTAATTACATCTAGTCAAGGATTACTAATGCCATGATGGGGAATCGAGCATGCTGGTCCGATGATCTTTGTTTTTGCTATTGTTTCCATTGTTTTGTTTTTCTCTTTAAATGGAGAGTTACTTGTGTTTGTTTGCTCTTATAGTTCTGTGATATTCAGTCACTGACTTGAATAGATTTTGCAGAAACTTGGATGccatgaaatgaaatgaaatgttAAGATCTGTTCTCTTAATTTCTAGGTTTCTAGCTAGTCAGTGGCTAGGGCCTAGATATATTGCGCTTGCAATTTGTAGTCACGCTGATGAGATTATAGGAACTAATGGAAAAATAGGGTGGCAGAATAAGTGTGAATCATCCATCATTTTTACTTGAAAACACTCTACTTTTATGGGTTCAAAACTTCAAATACATCATCTATCCAATTCTATAGTTAATCCAACCTGATGTCGGTCTTCgacttccaaatatttttaattttttttttttcaatttttagttGCTTTACAGCAAGACACATCCATTCCTTCTGACCTTTTATTCATTGTTGTTGAAAAGTAAGacagatttgaaaaatattaagaaaaattAGGATTCAGAAACCTTGGTGGGAAAAAATTTCAGAGTGATGCTGCTGATACAAAATTGAAGAATGTGCAGAAATATTGAAGATAATTGCCGAGGATCTAAATAAGATATCTTTGATTATATTTGATACGTTGTATAAGGTTGGGGTTCGATAAAGTGTAGAAATTAGAAGTTAAGATGACgtgatagtcagaagtcaagggacgGGACAGTCAGAGGTCAAAATAACATGACAATCAGTAGTTAGGGAAAGAAGAGATAGGACCGTCTAACGACATTAGCGACATGATTTTCAGTCGGGTTTTCATAGATCAGGACCCCAGATCTGAGACACCTAGGTCTGAGACATGATGGGTAGTCGGGATAATACCTGACCTGTTCCGACTGGTCGGATTTCCACAGCTCAGCTATATCCAAGCCTGGTCCTCCCAGTAGGTCAACTACCAACCATCTCGAGGTTCTCCTATTCATACCCAGTCGTGACAAAAGGGGCTACACGACAACAAGGTCAGGGGATCGTAATCGACTGTCAGATAATAACTgttgtatgtcagggaatattccaacggtcGGTGGTCATCTGCGAATAGAACTTTTTTCCAGTCTACAAAAGGGAGGTACACGCTCTTCATCACTAGAcaggtcctgacacccgacattccctaacATCAGTCATGCTACAGAGTTacacactgtcatataaaaagggagatcctcTTCCTTGCGTAAGTACGCTTTCTCGCGCATTTCCACTGATCTTCTACTTTTCTTTATCCTTCGTATACTGTTTTCTCTgaggaaaaagtacttgacttgaacGTCAAAGGACCTGCTCCggaatttttttttctgatttctgGCCTCTAACGTTCCGTACGCTTccctgagtgtgcgcagagctcaaGTACCGCCAATTCACTCATCGTCGTCTGTCAGCACCACTGAGATCCGTTCTTGTAAGAGTATACGAGAAGGGTATCCTAGTCATTTCTCCATCAACGTCAATAATAATTCGTCCGATCTTCATCTAATTCAGATTCTGAATAGGATGATAGAAACCTTGGTGGGAAAAAATTTCAGAGTGATGCTGCTGATACAAAATTGAAGAATATGGGTAGACATGAAGATAGTTGCCGAGGATCTAAATAAGATAAGATATCCTTGATTATATTGATGCAGCACTTGGAAGGCAAGATAACAGGCCTTTTGCCTTGCCCCAACTTTAGTGGAACGCCATGCAGTCATGTCTTCCAGCCACACATAAAGAGGCTGCTCAGAATGGGAATCTCTCAGGCAACTTTGAACAGCACAGAGTAAGCGTTGCTCAAAGCTGGTCGATGGCCGTGAGCAAGCAAGCCACCACTTGTATGGACCACCAATCCAATTCAATGCATGTAACGGGACATGCTTCAGCTTCACCACGGACGTTGGAAAGGAAGCAGAAATGGCGTAGGGGAGCAAGTAAGGAGGCATCGCAGTGGCCAAGCTCACATCGAATTCTAAACAGCAAGAACAAGCATCAATTATATTCTTTCCAGCATTTCTCACTGTTTTTAATTTTACAAGTGtatccttttttttttacaaaaaaattctattattttACCAAACATCTTAATTTTCTGAATCAAATTATGAAACATCTAATTTTGTAagttaatattttataatttataaaactcGAAAATTATAATTACTTCACCAAAAAATGGAACTCGATTCAAAATACTTTGCTCTTAGGGATCCCATTTGAATATTTGATATTGTTAAGGTCCTAATTGAGTCATTATTCTTTCCGCTAAATGCCAAACCCTATCTCTCGATTTCAGTCCGCCGTCCTCAGTACAATTACGGACGGAAAGGGAGGGCGGAGATCGGAAGACACGACGCCGATTTCATCAGCTTCGCCTTTCTCTTCCTCCACCTCCAAATCTCCCATCCCCATCCCATCCATGGCTTCCATGTTTGCAGTCCAGAAGAGTCTCCTTTCGTCCACCTCCACTACGTATTCCAAACCCCAAACCCCTAGGTTCCCTTCAGCTGCCGCCGCCGccaatcttctcttctcttcctcctccttctccaccGCGAATTTGTTCTGCGCCTCCCCTATCTTCCATCCCCGCCTCCGCCACCGACACGGCCATCTCGTCGTCCGCGCAGCCCGCGGCAAGTTCGAGCGAAAGAAGCCCCACGTCAACATCGGTACCATCGGCCATGTGGACCATGGCAAGACCACCCTAACCGCCGCCCTCACCATGGCACTGGCCGCTGTCGGTGGCTCCGCCCCCAAGAAGTACGACGAGATCGACGCCGCCCCCGAGGAGCGCGCCCGTGGCATCACTATCAACACCGCCACCGTCGAGTACGAGACGGAGTCCCGTCACTACGCCCACGTTGACTGCCCCGGCCACGCTGACTACGTCAAGAACATGATCACCGGCGCCGCTCAGATGGACGGCGCTATCCTCGTCGTCTCCGGTGCGGACGGCCCAATGCCCCAGACTAAGGAGCACATCCTCCTCGCCAAGCAGGTCGGCGTGCCTAACATGGTCGTCTTCCTCAACAAGCAGGACCAGGTCGACGACGAGGAGCTTCTCCAGCTCGTCGAGCTCGAGGTCCGTGAGCTCCTCTCCTCTTACGAGTTCCCTGGCGACGATGTCCCCATCGCTTCCGGATCCGCCCTCCTCGCTCTCGAGGCGCTCATGGGCAACCCTAAAATCAAGCGCGGTGAAAACCCCTGGGTCGACAAGATCTACGAACTCATGGATGCAGTCGATAGCTACATCCCCGTCCCTCAGCGCCAGACCGACCTTCCCTTTCTTCTCGCGATCGAAGACGTCTTCTCCATTACTGGACGTGGCACTGTCGCCACCGGCCGGATCGAGCGTGGCACCATAAAGGTTGGTGAGACAGTCGAAATTGTTGGCCTCCGGGAGACGCGTAACACCACGGTCACTGGCGTCGAGATGTTTCAAAAGACTCTTGATGATGCCATGGCCGGGGACAATGTTGGGTTGCTTCTCCGTGGGATACAGAAGGCGGACATCCAGAGAGGGATGGTGTTGGCCAAGCCCGGCACCATTACTCCCCACACCAAATTTGCCGCCATTGTTTATGTCCTTAAGAAGGAAGAGGGTGGGAGGCACTCCCCCTTCTTTGCCGGATATCGTCCTCAGTTCTACATGAGAACCACTGACGTCACCGGCAAAGTTTCTAGCATAATGAATGACAAGGATGAGGAGGCAAAGATGGTCATGCCCGGGGACCGTGTCCAGATGGTGGTCGAGCTTATCATGCCAGTGGCCTGTGAGCAGGGAATGCGGTTTGCGATCAGAGAGGGTGGCAAGACTGTTGGTGCTGGAGTCATACAGTCCATTATCGAATAAACTCTCAAATGTAAGGCTATATTAGTCCCCTTTGAGTTGCTAGATGAATTCACATCTTCGGCTAGTAAGGTTTGAATATTTTTGATCAAGCATGAAGTAGGTTGAATGCACTTAACCTCAGCTCACATTGTCAAATATTCTACTGTTTTGGTTCCTCTATTCATCTTCATTTTTTCCTTCCTTTTCAGTAATGATCTTTCTCTGGTGTCAATTGGCCTCTCCAAAAATTCATAGCAACTAAATTCTGTTATTCTATTGAACTACTGTTTGGATAAGTAGTTGCTAATGCCTCGTTGATCACGTTAGTTGTTTTGTCTAAATTGTAAGGCAACTTAGTTCTCTTTCTTTGTTCAGCTTATGTTGTTTGTTCTGTTTTTAATTGATGCAACACAAAGGACAAATGTTGTGTGGTTGCTGAGTTCTTCACTGAGATGCTTTCTTTAGGTATTTGCTCAGATTTTGTCCAGGCTATACACATCTCCGATATCTTTGATTGATTAGTTTATCTGCAAATATAacttttaagattattttttttctcGTACTTTCTTTTAATTGTTTGAACTATTTCATAAAAAGGTAGTTAACGGACTGTAGCTTTGCATTGTCAATTATTTAACAGCTTCTGTAGCTATTTCCCCTACTGTTTTAATAATCATCAGTTTGTTTGATCAAATGATTCTTGAAAGTCATTGCAAATGGATTTGTTAATCTATCTAAATAATGTTTGAGTAACTAGCTTTCTATGCAGAAGTCGTCACAGATGTTGATGGGTGCAATTGACCATTACATCTCCTAAGCAAACCTTCTTCAATGTGTAGTAATATTGTTAATTTAGTTAGTGTTTGTCCTCCAATATAATGTTGCTTTATCAATTTTAGTTAATGTAAACATGATTATGACAAGGTCCACTTGCCTCAGGTTGTCTCTAAAAATTTGAGTTTTTTGAGTTGGTTAGCTTGAAATTCAGGTcgagatgatatatatatatatatatatatatatatatatatatatatatatatatatatatatttcacctTCTTAGAGGATAGTTCTTGTGattgttaaatatttttaaaagttttcagTGTGGTAAACATCGATTTAAATTTTGCAAATTTTCAATTATACCAATGCTATTTCTTTCATATACTTTACATGGTTGATTCATATATAGATCAGGAGGTATTTTACATTCTATGGTTACATGCATTGGAATTATTGATTGAATATGGTAACAATCGGTGACAATCCGAGAGCTTGTCAACTAGTCGTCAAAGTAGTTATTACACCGTTGTAGTAGTTAGCTTTCTAAGTAACTATTACAATGTTGTAATAGTTAAGTGTTGAAGTAGCTGCTACATCGTTGGTGTATTTAATATTTCAAGTAACTGCTATAATATAATGTAGTAGCAATTAACTGTTGAAGTAGCGGCTATAATATAATGTAGTAGCAACTAGCCGTCAAAATAGCTGTTACGATGTTGTGGCAGCTAACATTCCAAATAGATTTTACAGTGTTATAGCAGTTAACATtctaagtagctactacaatattataataattaacaTTCCAAATAACTACTATAACATTATAACAACTATACGTTCAATAAAGACAATATATATGGGGAGTGGTTGCCGTCGTCGTCGTACTTGACATTGTAgcataaatttttccttttaataTCAAAGTAGggaattataacttaaaatgaaatgaattacTATTTGTTATGAAATGTAGAAATTGATAATTGGGAAGTTTCTTGCACGTTATATAAACAAAAATTGGTAAGAAAGCAACTAATTGTGTGTTGTAAGATATATCAGAGCTAAAAAATATTGTACAGAGTTGAAAAATAGATAGTAAAATAAAAAGAGTTATAATCGAGAATGGAGAACGGTGCTAAATAAACCAGCTTTGGCTATCTATTTGGGGGCAGTTTCTCAACAGCTCGGTGGGCCAAGATTTCGAACTCATACCTTTTGGCGCAGGGCGCCGCGGGTGCCTGGCCATAGCGTTTGGGACGGCCGGCGTGGAGATCGCGTTGGCTAAGCTTCTGCATAGCTTCGAGTGGGAGCTGCCGGCGGGAGTTACAGCGGAGGATTTGGACATGGACGAAGTGTTTGGGATAACGATGCATCACACGGAGAGACTGGCGCCCGTGGCCACACCCTACCTACGCAGTTTGACATGACTCCacttcaattaaaaaaaataaaaatgttggGTCCATCGACGCTTCCATGTGGACCGGACCCAATCAACTTAGTCTTCTTTCTTAGCCCTTAAATATTATGTTTGAACGGTTGGATGAGAATGCATGCAGCAGTTGGTTTATATTTACGTCATAATATAATATTTATGGTGAAAAGTGCATTTGATAATTTAGAAACAAACTGTTTCAAGGTtgcataaaaaaaaaacagaaaaaaggACTGTCACAAAATTAATTCTACACGCCAGCGGTCTAATTCCTTGCCCTCCAGAGTTTTCTTGTGTCACTTTTGCAGTCTCATCCTCTAAATGCCCTTGTTTAATTTAGTCGTCATTCATT is from Zingiber officinale cultivar Zhangliang chromosome 7B, Zo_v1.1, whole genome shotgun sequence and encodes:
- the LOC122004859 gene encoding elongation factor Tu, chloroplastic-like, with translation MPNPISRFQSAVLSTITDGKGGRRSEDTTPISSASPFSSSTSKSPIPIPSMASMFAVQKSLLSSTSTTYSKPQTPRFPSAAAAANLLFSSSSFSTANLFCASPIFHPRLRHRHGHLVVRAARGKFERKKPHVNIGTIGHVDHGKTTLTAALTMALAAVGGSAPKKYDEIDAAPEERARGITINTATVEYETESRHYAHVDCPGHADYVKNMITGAAQMDGAILVVSGADGPMPQTKEHILLAKQVGVPNMVVFLNKQDQVDDEELLQLVELEVRELLSSYEFPGDDVPIASGSALLALEALMGNPKIKRGENPWVDKIYELMDAVDSYIPVPQRQTDLPFLLAIEDVFSITGRGTVATGRIERGTIKVGETVEIVGLRETRNTTVTGVEMFQKTLDDAMAGDNVGLLLRGIQKADIQRGMVLAKPGTITPHTKFAAIVYVLKKEEGGRHSPFFAGYRPQFYMRTTDVTGKVSSIMNDKDEEAKMVMPGDRVQMVVELIMPVACEQGMRFAIREGGKTVGAGVIQSIIE
- the LOC122004856 gene encoding GDSL esterase/lipase ACHE-like, whose amino-acid sequence is MASHRYARLLASSLQLLLCSSFLLADDSAPSASPCAFPAVFNFGDSNSDTGGLSAAFGAAPPPHGETFFRAPAGRYCDGRLIVDFIAQGIGLPFLSAYLNSIEANFSHGANFATAGSTIRRQNATLFQTGYSPFSLDVQTWQFTQFKSRSQIAYEKGTFRDVLPREDYFSRALYTFDIGQNDLTSGYVNNMTTEEVKATIPDILDKFTIVIKSVYGQGGRYFWIHNTGPFGCLPYVIDRFPIRAPEVDHIGCGTPFNEVAQLFNAELKQTVIKLRKDLPNAVFTYVDVYSVKFKLISQAKMHGFEHPLVSCCGHGGKYNYNFHWGCGSKAVVNGTEVMIGKACKNPLKRICWDGVHYTEAANKWVYDQIVEGAFSDPPTPLRMACQRQAH
- the LOC122004860 gene encoding uncharacterized protein LOC122004860 produces the protein MSKSSAVTPAGSSHSKLCRSLANAISTPAVPNAMARHPRRPAPKEFDVSLATAMPPYLLPYAISASFPTSVVKLKHVPLHALNWIGGPYKWWLACSRPSTSFEQRLLCAVQSCLRDSHSEQPLYVWLEDMTAWRSTKVGARQKACYLAFQVLHQYNQGYLILFRSSATIFMSTHILQFCISSITLKFFPTKVSIILFRI